A section of the Halopiger aswanensis genome encodes:
- a CDS encoding DUF7550 family protein: MADTDDTHDSPAEHGSDTGADVGHDLEAERTTAPMSDYSSRAVGVGAFVLVVGAAIAFGIPLLTIAL; the protein is encoded by the coding sequence ATGGCAGACACGGACGATACGCACGACAGTCCAGCGGAGCACGGGAGCGACACGGGCGCCGACGTCGGCCACGATCTCGAGGCCGAGCGGACGACGGCACCGATGAGTGACTACTCCTCGCGAGCCGTCGGCGTCGGCGCGTTCGTGCTCGTGGTCGGGGCGGCGATTGCCTTCGGCATCCCCCTCCTCACGATCGCGCTGTAG
- a CDS encoding ribbon-helix-helix domain-containing protein, translated as MPKVEITIPEHLEMQIAQMVERGEFVNREEAIEDLLSTGIKAYKTSGPMDEEEGTGTGGGTGLEDDGMMGHDDEYVF; from the coding sequence ATGCCGAAAGTAGAGATCACCATCCCGGAACACCTCGAGATGCAGATCGCCCAGATGGTCGAGCGCGGCGAGTTCGTCAATCGCGAGGAGGCGATCGAGGACCTCCTCTCGACGGGCATTAAGGCCTACAAGACCAGCGGGCCGATGGACGAAGAGGAAGGTACAGGCACCGGTGGCGGCACCGGTCTCGAAGACGACGGAATGATGGGCCACGACGACGAATACGTCTTCTAA
- a CDS encoding sulfite oxidase-like oxidoreductase, with the protein MTKDVTDLYQEFGDDRLPSGQRETSAFPVLSKSGTPDWDPETWEFTVTGAVDEELSFSWDEFRDLPSETQRQDFHCVTGWSKFDCEFTGVPFTEIADRAGVHDDAVHVMFSALDGYTTDLSLEDCMREEVLFTWAFNGEELPEDHGGPLRVVTPHKYAYKGAKWVDGVEFLTEPERGYWEKRGYSQTANPWREERYS; encoded by the coding sequence ATGACGAAGGACGTTACGGACCTCTACCAGGAGTTCGGCGACGATCGGCTCCCGTCGGGACAACGCGAAACCTCGGCGTTTCCCGTCCTCTCGAAGAGCGGAACCCCTGACTGGGACCCCGAGACGTGGGAGTTCACCGTCACCGGCGCGGTCGACGAGGAACTGTCGTTCTCGTGGGACGAGTTCCGCGACCTGCCCAGCGAGACCCAGCGACAGGACTTCCACTGCGTGACCGGCTGGAGCAAGTTCGACTGTGAATTCACCGGCGTTCCCTTCACCGAGATCGCCGATCGTGCCGGCGTCCACGACGACGCCGTTCACGTCATGTTCTCCGCACTGGACGGCTACACGACCGACCTCTCGCTCGAGGACTGCATGCGCGAGGAGGTCCTGTTCACCTGGGCGTTCAACGGCGAGGAACTCCCCGAAGACCACGGCGGCCCGCTCCGAGTCGTCACGCCGCACAAGTACGCCTACAAGGGCGCGAAGTGGGTCGACGGCGTCGAGTTCCTCACGGAGCCCGAGCGCGGCTACTGGGAGAAGCGCGGCTACTCCCAGACGGCGAACCCGTGGCGAGAGGAGCGATATAGTTAG
- a CDS encoding isochorismate synthase, which translates to MDRTSGEREVEGRLVGDAATRSVAADGELVSRSRELEDVSFGAIAAADVDELDADTATAADRTDRARIQWAAPDGLELVGRGVAARFVATGPERFAEVRRQASRAFDGLEHDGPDVARPRAVGGFAFHDYHAADRTDSDATAGSTPNPHPNWDEFDAASFVIPRVFVVRSADGEDEGTWLTAVGADADEATTRLERWHDHVAELPAMQPSGAGPGVAATHRTTAPDEWRAGIETALERIADGRLTKVVLAQALSVDLEGPIDVGATLERLRREYPNCYRFRIGREGGVTFFGAPPERLVAKRGPRVATEALAGSAPRGETPEEDDGHADRLLESDKLRREHELVVDAIRDQLAPLARDLEIDERTIRKLATIQHLRTPIEATLNGDRHVLEIVEALHPTPAVGGMPPDAAWETIRETEPFDRGWYAAPVGWFDADGDGEFAVGLRSGIATDEAVTLFAGSGIVADSDPDEEWEEVQLKFRPILDELR; encoded by the coding sequence ATGGACCGGACGTCGGGCGAGCGGGAGGTCGAAGGCCGGCTGGTAGGCGACGCTGCCACCCGGAGTGTGGCGGCCGACGGCGAGTTGGTGAGCCGCAGCCGTGAACTCGAGGACGTCTCATTCGGCGCAATTGCGGCCGCCGACGTCGACGAGCTCGATGCTGACACCGCCACAGCGGCCGACCGAACCGACCGCGCACGCATCCAGTGGGCGGCACCCGACGGCCTCGAGCTCGTCGGTCGCGGCGTAGCCGCGCGATTCGTCGCAACCGGGCCCGAGCGGTTCGCCGAGGTCCGACGACAGGCGAGCCGCGCGTTCGACGGCCTCGAGCACGACGGCCCGGACGTCGCTCGCCCGCGGGCCGTCGGCGGCTTCGCATTCCACGATTATCACGCCGCCGACCGCACGGATTCCGATGCTACTGCGGGTTCGACGCCGAACCCGCATCCGAACTGGGACGAGTTCGACGCCGCTTCCTTCGTGATCCCCCGCGTGTTCGTCGTCCGAAGCGCCGACGGCGAGGACGAGGGCACGTGGCTCACGGCCGTCGGCGCCGACGCTGACGAGGCGACGACACGACTCGAGCGCTGGCACGATCACGTTGCGGAGCTCCCGGCGATGCAGCCAAGCGGCGCGGGTCCCGGCGTCGCCGCGACCCACCGAACCACCGCACCCGACGAGTGGCGAGCCGGGATCGAAACCGCCCTCGAGCGAATCGCCGACGGCCGCCTCACGAAGGTCGTTCTCGCGCAGGCGCTGTCGGTCGACCTCGAGGGCCCGATCGACGTCGGCGCGACGCTCGAACGGCTCCGCCGGGAGTATCCGAACTGCTACCGGTTCCGGATCGGTCGCGAGGGCGGGGTCACCTTCTTCGGCGCGCCGCCCGAGCGGCTGGTCGCGAAACGCGGCCCTCGAGTGGCGACCGAGGCGCTCGCGGGCTCCGCGCCACGGGGTGAGACCCCCGAGGAGGACGATGGACACGCCGATCGGCTGCTCGAGAGCGACAAACTCCGACGCGAGCACGAACTGGTCGTCGACGCGATCCGCGACCAGCTCGCGCCGCTCGCGCGGGATCTCGAGATCGACGAGCGGACGATCCGAAAGCTGGCGACGATCCAGCACCTCCGGACGCCGATCGAGGCGACGCTGAACGGTGATCGCCACGTCCTCGAGATCGTCGAAGCGCTGCACCCGACGCCCGCCGTCGGCGGGATGCCGCCCGACGCGGCCTGGGAAACGATCCGCGAGACGGAACCGTTCGATCGCGGCTGGTACGCCGCGCCGGTCGGCTGGTTCGACGCCGACGGGGACGGCGAGTTTGCGGTCGGCCTCCGTTCCGGAATCGCGACCGACGAGGCGGTCACGCTGTTCGCGGGCAGCGGCATCGTCGCCGACAGCGACCCCGACGAGGAGTGGGAGGAAGTGCAGTTGAAGTTCCGGCCGATTCTCGACGAGTTACGATAA
- the menD gene encoding 2-succinyl-5-enolpyruvyl-6-hydroxy-3-cyclohexene-1-carboxylic-acid synthase, with protein MSAPNRATLWGRVLADELAAGGLEAACIAPGSRSTPLTVAFAEHPEIDVYSHLDERSAAYFALGRARRTGEPTALICTSGTAAANFHPAVIEASQARVPLLVLTADRPPELRDSGANQTIDQVKLYGDAVRWYAELPEPEADERKVRSLRTTAARALSETVGVEPGPVHLNCPFKKPLEPLEVPDAVPESFGETLAGRGRDGPFVETDRGRRTLEADADGLRSLTEALQTAERPLIVAGPADPRDLQELEPDAVVDLAERVGAPILADPLSGLRFGSHVRAREDPLIYGGYDTYVDALEDPDVVLRFGASPTSKPLRHALRDADARQFVVDPAGAWREATFTATDLLAATSASVVEGLLEVLDSGSTAETDTDDAWLEQFAAAERNHWAVHDEARTDDALESEPLEGAVLASVFETAPDPATVFVSNSMPIRDAERFGRPRAADLTVLANRGASGIDGIESTALGAGSATDQDEPLVLVTGDLAFYHDANGLLAVDRCDVDATIVLLDNDGGGIFHKLPIEAFDPPFTDQFKTPHGIEFESLGEAYGLEFERVEPHEFDDAYCESLEREGTQVLSVGFDAERSHRRREELAERVADSVDETRRD; from the coding sequence ATGAGCGCACCGAACCGCGCGACCCTCTGGGGTCGCGTCCTCGCCGACGAACTCGCCGCCGGCGGCCTCGAGGCCGCCTGTATCGCCCCGGGGAGCCGCTCGACGCCGCTGACGGTTGCCTTCGCCGAACACCCAGAGATCGACGTCTACTCGCACTTAGACGAGCGCTCGGCGGCCTACTTCGCGCTCGGCCGGGCGCGTCGCACCGGCGAGCCGACGGCCCTGATCTGCACGTCGGGCACTGCGGCGGCGAACTTCCACCCCGCCGTCATCGAGGCGAGCCAGGCCCGCGTGCCGCTGCTCGTACTCACCGCCGATCGGCCGCCCGAACTCCGCGATAGCGGCGCGAACCAGACGATCGACCAGGTCAAGCTCTACGGCGACGCCGTCCGGTGGTACGCCGAGCTTCCCGAACCCGAGGCCGACGAGCGGAAGGTCCGCAGCCTCCGAACGACCGCCGCGCGGGCGCTCTCGGAGACCGTCGGCGTCGAACCCGGCCCCGTCCACCTCAACTGCCCGTTCAAGAAACCCCTCGAGCCGCTCGAGGTTCCCGACGCCGTCCCCGAGTCCTTCGGTGAGACGCTCGCCGGACGCGGGCGGGACGGTCCGTTCGTCGAAACGGATCGCGGGCGGCGGACGCTCGAGGCGGACGCCGACGGATTGCGGTCGCTTACCGAGGCGCTTCAGACCGCCGAGCGGCCGCTGATCGTCGCCGGGCCCGCGGATCCGCGGGACCTGCAGGAACTCGAGCCCGACGCGGTCGTCGACCTCGCCGAACGCGTCGGCGCGCCGATCCTCGCCGATCCCCTGTCGGGGCTGCGGTTCGGTTCGCACGTTCGTGCGCGCGAGGATCCTCTGATCTACGGCGGCTACGACACCTACGTCGACGCGCTCGAGGATCCGGACGTCGTCCTCCGGTTCGGCGCGTCGCCGACGTCGAAACCGCTGCGCCACGCGCTGCGCGACGCCGACGCCCGCCAGTTCGTGGTCGACCCCGCGGGGGCGTGGCGCGAGGCGACCTTTACCGCGACCGATCTGCTCGCGGCGACGTCCGCGTCGGTCGTGGAGGGTCTACTCGAGGTGCTCGACTCTGGATCTACTGCCGAGACGGACACGGACGACGCATGGCTCGAGCAGTTCGCCGCCGCCGAGCGGAACCACTGGGCGGTCCACGACGAGGCGCGAACCGACGACGCGCTCGAGTCCGAGCCGCTCGAGGGCGCCGTCCTCGCGTCGGTCTTCGAAACGGCGCCCGATCCGGCGACGGTGTTCGTCTCGAACAGCATGCCGATCCGAGATGCGGAACGGTTCGGCCGGCCTCGAGCCGCCGACCTGACGGTCCTCGCGAATCGCGGCGCCAGCGGTATCGACGGCATCGAGAGCACGGCGCTGGGGGCCGGCAGCGCGACCGACCAGGACGAACCGCTCGTGCTCGTCACCGGCGATCTGGCCTTCTACCACGACGCGAACGGGTTGCTCGCCGTCGACCGATGCGACGTCGACGCCACGATCGTCCTGCTGGACAACGACGGCGGCGGCATCTTCCACAAACTCCCCATCGAGGCGTTCGACCCGCCGTTTACCGACCAGTTCAAGACGCCCCACGGGATCGAGTTCGAATCGCTCGGGGAGGCGTACGGCCTCGAGTTCGAGCGGGTCGAACCCCACGAGTTCGACGACGCGTATTGCGAGTCGCTCGAGCGCGAGGGAACGCAGGTGCTGTCCGTCGGGTTCGACGCCGAGCGGAGTCATCGGCGGCGAGAGGAACTCGCAGAGCGTGTGGCCGACAGCGTTGACGAGACGCGACGCGACTGA
- a CDS encoding DMT family transporter produces the protein MDAGLGVALVAALVWGVYIYVLKRSFDEYPPAALTVLINAFGIAWYLPIAVTQVDGSAAALGRFGAAEAGVTALTIVATAAAFVLFLRAIAEGDVSYVTPINKLVPMFVLPLEVVVLGQVLTPLEVGGVVVATLAVYVANYDPGGFFEPFRKAAASRPAQLALLSAMCYAVSDLGKRVSLQELAIPERLWVPLLLFGVAVVLLPIAVRNPPTAIRGDLPKLAVAGGMVALGEHLTTLAFAILPASIASPVINTQAIVAVVLGGVLLGERHFRLRLAAAVLAVIGVTLIAV, from the coding sequence ATGGATGCCGGACTCGGAGTCGCGCTGGTCGCCGCCCTCGTCTGGGGCGTCTACATCTACGTGCTGAAGCGGTCGTTCGACGAGTATCCGCCGGCGGCGTTGACCGTCCTCATCAACGCCTTCGGAATCGCGTGGTACCTGCCGATCGCCGTCACGCAGGTCGACGGGTCAGCGGCGGCGCTTGGACGCTTCGGCGCCGCGGAAGCCGGTGTGACGGCGCTCACGATCGTCGCGACCGCCGCCGCGTTCGTGCTCTTTCTGCGGGCCATCGCGGAGGGCGACGTCTCCTACGTCACCCCGATCAACAAGCTCGTCCCGATGTTCGTGTTGCCCCTCGAGGTGGTGGTGCTCGGGCAGGTGCTGACGCCGCTCGAGGTCGGCGGCGTCGTCGTCGCGACGCTCGCCGTCTACGTCGCCAACTACGATCCCGGTGGCTTCTTCGAACCGTTCCGGAAGGCCGCGGCCTCGCGGCCCGCCCAGCTCGCGCTGCTGAGCGCGATGTGTTACGCGGTCAGCGACCTCGGCAAGCGCGTATCGCTGCAGGAATTGGCGATCCCCGAGCGGCTCTGGGTGCCGCTGTTGCTGTTCGGGGTCGCGGTCGTGCTCCTCCCGATCGCGGTTCGCAATCCGCCGACCGCGATCCGCGGCGACCTGCCGAAGCTCGCCGTCGCGGGCGGGATGGTCGCGCTCGGCGAGCACCTGACGACGCTCGCGTTCGCGATCCTGCCCGCTAGCATCGCCTCGCCGGTCATCAACACGCAGGCGATCGTCGCGGTCGTCCTCGGCGGCGTCCTCCTGGGCGAGCGCCACTTCCGGCTTCGACTCGCCGCCGCCGTGCTCGCGGTGATCGGCGTGACGCTGATTGCCGTCTGA